From Vanrija pseudolonga chromosome 1, complete sequence, a single genomic window includes:
- the ran1_1 gene encoding Negative regulator of sexual conjugation and meiosis produces the protein MTVSSCSSHPHPRFIDNGYVQLVSVIGNGAYGVVFYALDYRYGRPIKRAVKQLRRHGIDDRQRRFQLREIALHRRASRHPSIINMDRLIEEPEAVYVVMDYGDEGDLFAMITEKQRYAGDNDLIRSVFLQILDGVDWLHQLGIAHRDVKPENIVCSADGTRVRIVDFGLATSEPTSTEFGCGSTFYIAPECLGEWHSSAGSYPTRTADVWSLGVILVNLVCGRNPWRCASPTDESFAAFLQDTAFLRRILPISTGCLDILTQIFTLEPEHRISLDRLRHLIYELDSFTDDAATRAAAVKPPPVPPPVYVPAAIPTDANYYDSPVSDDAEPVFSFDDPELDTELPPALRADSGSLSPNPLRSSGSTSSNEERFPATPRLGYSGDHSHLVAPTPRVASVSSLTAPMFEALGQRKSPRFSPAPFATPAMFL, from the exons ATGACCgtctcgtcgtgctcgtcccacccccaccctcGCTTCATTGACAATGGTTACGTCCAGCTCGTGTCTGTGATCGGCAACGGTGCTTACGGCGTCGTCTTCTACGCCCTCGACTACCGCTATGGCAGGCCCATCAAGCGTGCTGTCAAGCAGCTCCGCCGTCACGGCATCGACGACAGGCAACGCCGCTTCCAGCTCCGCGAAATTGctctccaccgccgcgcctcaAGGCATCCCTCCATCATCAACATGGACCGCCTTatcgaggagcccgaggctgTCTACGTCGTCATGGACTATGGAGACGAGGGTGACCTCTTCGCCATGATCACCGAAAAGCAGCGG TACGCCGGAGACAACGACCTCATCCGCTCCGTGTTCCTGCAgatcctcgacggcgtcgactggcTCCACCAGCTCGGCATCGCTCACCGCGACGTCAAGCCCGAGAACATTGTCTGCTCGgccgacggcacgcgcgtcCGCATCGTCGACTTTGGCCTTGCCACGTCCGAACCCACGTCGACGGAATTCGGATGCGGCTCGACATTCTACATTGCACCGGAATGCCTCGGCGAGTGGCActcgtcggccggctcgtATCCCACCCGCACCGCCGATGTCTGGTCGCTCGGTGTCATtctcgtcaacctcgtctGTGGTCGCAACCCAtggcgctgcgcgtcgcccACCGACGAGTCCTTTGCCGCCTTCCTCCAGGACACGGCCTTCCTCCGCCGCATCCTCCCCATCTCGACCGGATGTCTCGACATCCTCACCCAAATCTTCACCCTCGAGCCTGAGCACCGCATcagcctcgaccgcctccgTCACCTCATctacgagctcgactcgTTCACTGACGACGCtgccacccgcgccgccgccgtcaagccTCCCCCCGTCCCTCCCCCCGTTTACGTCCCCGCTGCCATTCCCACCGACGCGAACTACTACGACTCGCCCGtgtccgacgacgccgagcccgtgtTCTCGTtcgacgaccccgagctcgacactgAGCTCCCccccgcgctccgcgccgacTCTGGTTCGCTCTCGCCCAACCCATTGCGGTCAtcgggctcgacctcgtccaaCGAGGAGCGCTTCCCTGCGACCCCGCGCCTGGGCTACTCTGGTGACCActcgcacctcgtcgcccctACCCCGCGCGTCGCCTCGGTCTCGTCCCTCACTGCTCCCATGTTTGAGGCTCTCGGCCAGCGCAAGTCGCCACGATTTTCCCCCGCCCCCTTTGCCACGCCTGCAATGTTCCTCTAA
- the ARB_01379_1 gene encoding ABC transporter G family member, producing MVGIQRHPDGPTRIAILGAGYAGATAAIALQRLGANLDISVFDGASALREVGASIGLQACALRALDKLGLGDEVEEIAYRHGAQPLTHRHWKTGEVQHTPLPDPLPEERHQMARFARAHLHQLLLAHVDAPVQVGKRATQVTVEEGGVRVLFADGTAWEGDAVIGADGIHSATRKAFYPDFKIDPGNGVTLRGIFDASLLEGTEGVDLPKESCHWLGPDRAFFTSPLKRGLYAHVAFLPNHLIPTVTREWDAKTEIDYAALYAHWYPPIAALTRVAPEVRVFPDYNGPALPSLVVGGGRGVLLGDAGHCHGGAFAAGGTLAIEDAYTLGLAVKAALDRARAAGRAALQAEDLAFAFDLFDKARLAHVNRLLKAASELRKAKKHTEGQILTEEDIEAYVHRHVDITWVSDNDADAVFAKVLAEAEAEASERAGFGAIAKRHTAASEELLDLRGSELIPPRRPPADKDKCPPCFNCLLPAFNCGQFGECNQYDGQCRCPPGFGGQDCLTPLCGSLKDGDARFPRPDGKLCDCSDGWGGINCNVCKDDSACKGFKLRNPIDGTFDEPEGGDDDDPSQQMVCYKGGLTVDRSFQMCDVTNRKIIDTIPDQKKPQVTFSCIAAEPETNVSSPAVNFGGLGSDFGMSTLEDKASMGTCGFQFWVDRIESFYCKLEQCQWFAEETPGANETHFNCEKIECACIPGRFLCGENGSVNIDDFLNEEVKGPGSFNCVSGQGCTFEEPAMNQLINDIFGDKAITLDCDSGECLHYSQVPGYSPPAQADNSFLVALSAALALAIFAAACLLLWYLGRTRRNPPGFAGVKLPEDEAAKLMADHVPATLHFSNISYTLPKGRQVLSHVTGTVRPGEILAIMGASGAGKSTLLDILARKDKRGKVEGVTYVNGRQIDNAVFRRVSGFVDQEDTLLPTLTVYETILYSALLRLPRDMSYEAKVYRTLETMNELGILGIKDSRIGESGKRSISGGEKRRVSIACELVTGPSILFLDEPTSGLDSYNAYNVIDSLKTLAKQYRRTVIFTIHQPQSNIVALFDRLLVLARGQLVYSGEAIKAQEHFEGVGYVCPPGYNIADYLIDVTVEAAGDSRRGNGNGRNGSGTDAPGHSRIDVEGDAESGFAGRSRTPVDTGGTSTPLPTAIQHKAARLLGFSTPGASGVSTPGVALDSEGVPQVPEALAALVVANRAGDATKIVEAEITRIQSGETADGEERNVEDEFTELHIKGYKKASFGTQFILLSGRAFKNLYRNPLLMGTHYIVAVVVALLCGFFFYHVTNDIPGFQNRLGLFLFILSLFGFSTLSSLGIFANERMLFMRERANGYYSPAAYFLSKVLFDIIPLRVIPPFVLGSIVYGLAGLNPDVASFWKFILILVLFNLSAAAIVLFLSVAIADSGVANLLGSLVMLYNLLFAGLLMNYDRVPHGLKWMQTLSFFHAAYEALLVNELRYLQLIEHKFGLDIQVPSATILSSFGFHAQAFWFPDTTLLVVVFGVFIIASYVVLEVFVKERR from the exons ATGGTCGGCATCCAGCGCCACCCAGACGGCCCAACACGCATCGCGATCCTCGGCGCAGGCTAcgcgggcgcgacggccgccatCGCGCTGCAGCGCCTCGGGGCCAACCTCGACATATCAGTGTTtgacggcgcgagcgccctgcgcgaggtcggcgccagcaTCGGGCTACAGgcgtgcgcgctgcgcgccctcgacaagctcgggctaggcgacgaggtcgaggagatAGCCTaccgccacggcgcgcagccgctgACCCACCGACACTGGAAGACGGGCGAGGTGCAGCATACGCCGCTGCCTGATCCACTGCCGGAGGAGCGCCACCAGATGGCGCGCTTCGCGAGGGCACACTTGCACCAGCTCCTCCTGGCCCATGTCGACGCGCCGGTGCAGGTCGGCAAGCGCGCGACGCAGGTcaccgtcgaggagggcggcgtgagGGTCCTCTTTGCGGACGGCACGGCGTGGGAGGGCGATGCGGTGATCGGC gccgACGGGATCCACTCGGCCACCCGCAAGGCCTTCTACCCCGACTTCAAGATCGACCCAGGCAACGGCGTGACCCTGCGCGGGATATTCGACGCGTCGTTGCTCGAGGGCACCGAGGGGGTCGACCTGCCCAAGGAGTCGTGCCACTGGCTGGGACCCGACCGGGCCTTCTTCACGAGCCCGCTGA AACGCGGGCTCTACGCGCACGTCGCGTTCCTCCCCAACCATCTCATCCCGACCGTCACGCGCGAGTGGGACGCCAAGACCGAGATCGACTACGCCGCGCTCTACGCGCACTGGTACCCGCCCATCGCGGCGCtcacgcgcgtcgcgccagaGGTGCGCGTGTTCCCAGACTACAACGGgcccgcgctgccgtcgcttgtcgtcggcggcgggcgcggcgtgctcctcggcgacgcggggcactgccacggcggcgcgttcgccgccggcggcacgctcgccATCGAGGACGCGTACACGCTCGGACTGGCAGTCAAGGCTGCGCTTGaccgcgcgcgtgctgctgggcgcgcggcgttgcaggccgaggacctcgcgTTCGCGTTCGACCTGTTTGATAAGGCCCGCCTCGCACACGTGAACCGCCTGCTCAAGGCCGCTAGCGAGCtccgcaaggccaagaagcacACCGAGGGCCAGAtcctcaccgaggaggatATCGAGGCGTACGTCCATCGCCATGTGGACATCACCTGGGTCAGCGAtaacgacgccgacgccgtcttcGCCAAGGTGCTGGCGGAAGCTGAGGCAGAGGC ctcggAACGCGCGGGCTTCGGCGCTATCGCCAAGCGGCAtacggcggcgagcgaggagctgctcgacctccgAGGG TCCGAGCTCATCCCcccacgccggccgccggccgacaaggacaagtGCCCGCCGTGCTTCaactgcctgctgcctgccttcAACTGCGGCCAGTTTGGCGAATGTAACCAGTACGACGGGCAGTGTCGCTGTCCTCCCGGCTTTGGTGGCCAGGACTGCCTGACCCCGC TGTGTGGATCACTCAAGGACGGAGACGCGCGCTTCCCTCGGCCCGATGGCAAGCTGTGTGACTGCAGCGACGGGTGGGGAGGCATCAACTGTAATG TGTGCAAGGACGACTCGGCGTGCAAGGGCTTCAAACTCCGTAACCCCATCGACGGCACTTTCGACGAGCCCGAaggcggtgacgacgacgacccgtcGCAGCAGATGGTGTGCTACAAGGGCGGCCTGACTGTCGACCGCTCGTTCCAGATGTGTGACGTGACGAACCGCAAGATTATCGACACGATCCCGGACCAGAAGAAGCCGCAGGTGACGTTCAGCTGtatcgccgccgagcccgagacgAACGTGTCTTCCCCAGCGGTCAACTttggcgggctcggcagTGACTTTGGCATGTCgacgctcgaggacaaggcgtCGATGGGCACCTGCGGCTTCCAGTTCTGGGTGGACCGCATCGAGTCGTTCTACTGCAAGCTCGAGCAGTGCCAGTGGTTTGCCGAGGAGACGCCGGGTGCCAACGAGACGCACTTCAACTGCGAGAAGATCGAGTGTGCGTGTATCCCCGGCCGCTTCCTGTGCGGCGAGAACGGCAGTGTCAACATTGACGACTTCCTCaacgaggaggtcaagggcCCCGGCTCGTTCAACTGCGTCTCGGGCCAGGGCTGCACGTTCGAGGAGCCGGCCATGAACCAGCTCATCAACGACATTTTCGGCGACAAGGCCATCACGCTCGACTGTGACTCGGGAGAGTGCCTCCACTACAGCCAGGTGCCGGGCTACTCGCCCCCCGCGCAGGCTGACAACTCGTTCCTCGTTgcgttgagcgcggcgctcgccctgGCGATCTTTGCCGCTGCTTGTTTAC TGTTGTGGTACCtcggccgcacgcgccgcaaCCCGCCGGGTTTCGCTGGTGTCAAGctccccgaggacgaggccgccaagctcaTGGCTGACCACGTCCCTGCTACCCTCCACTTCTCCAACATCTCCTACACGCTGCCCAAGGGCCGTCAGGTGCTGTCCCATGTGACCGGCACTGTGCGCCCAGGCGAGATCTTGGCCATCATGGGCGCGTCGGGTGCCGGCAAGTCGACGCTGCTTGATATCCTCGCGCGCAAGGACAAGCGTGGAAAGGTCGAAGGCGTCACGTATGTCAACGGCCGCCAGATCGACAACGCGGTGTTCAGACGCGTCTCGGGCTTTGTGGACCAGGAGGACACGCTACTTCCCACGCTTACCGTCTACGAGACAATCCTCTACtccgccctcctccgccttCCCCGTGACATGAGCTACGAGGCAAAGGTGTACCGCACGCTCGAGACGATGAACGAGCTGGGTATCTTGGGCATCAAGGACTCGCGCATCGGCGAGAGCGGCAAGCGGTCCATCTCGGGCGGTGAGAAGCGCCGTGTGTCTATCGCTTGTGAGCTGGTCACTGGGCCATCGATCCTgttcctcgacgagccgaccTCGGGCCTGGACAGCTACAACGCGTACAACGTCATCGACAGCCTCAAGACGCTTGCCAAGCAGTACCGCCGCACGGTCATCTTCACCATCCACCAGCCCCAGTCGAATATTGTCGCGCTGTTCGAccgcctgctcgtgctcgccagAGGCCAGCTGGTCTACTCTGGCGAGGCGATCAAGGCCCAGGAGCACTTTGAGGGCGTCGGATACGTCTGCCCGCCGGGCTACAACATTGCGGACTACCTCATTGACGTGACTGTCGAGGCTGCGGGCGACAGCCGCAGAGGGAACGGCAACGGCAGAAACGGCAGCGGCACTGACGCTCCGGGACACTCGAGAATCGACGTTGAGGGCGATGCCGAGTCTGGCTTCGCTGGCCGCTCCCGAACTCCGGTGGACACTGGTGGTACTTCGACGCCTCTCCCAACCGCCATCCAGCACAAggcggcgcgcctgctcggctTCTCGACGCCCGGAGCCAGCGGGGTCTCCACCCCCGgtgtcgcgctcgactcggaAGGCGTGCCCCAGGTGCCTGAAGCGCTAGCCGCTCTCGTGGTTGCCaaccgcgccggcgacgcgaccAAGATTGTCGAGGCGGAGATCACCCGTATCCAGTCGGGTGAGacggcggacggcgaggagcgcaacgtcgaggacgagtttACGGAGCTGCACATCAAGGGCTACAAGAAGGCATCGTTCGGCACGCAGTTCATCCTGCTCTCGGGACGCGCGTTCAAGAACCTCTACCGCAACCCCCTGCTCATGGGCACGCACTAcatcgtcgcggtcgtcgtggcGCTCCTGTGCGGCTTCTTCTTCTACCATGTGACCAACGACATTCCCGGTTTCCAGAACCGTCTGGGCCTGTTCCTCTTCATCCTCTCGCTCTTTGGCTTCTCCACCCTCTCATCCCTGGGTATCTTTGCAAACGAGCGCATGCTGTTCATGCGTGAGCGCGCCAACGGGTACTACTCGCCTGCGGCCTACTTCCTCTCCAAGGTGCTGTTTGACATCATTCCGCTGCGTGTCATCCCGCCGTTTGTGCTCGGCTCGATCGTGTACGGCCTCGCGGGCCTCAACCCGGATGTCGCGAGCTTCTGGAAGTTTATCCTCATCCTGGTGCTGTTCAACCTGTCTGCTGCGGCGATCGTGCTCTTCCTGTCCGTCGCGATCGCCGACTCGGGCGTCGCAAACCTGCTGGGCTCGCTCGTGATGCTTTACAA CCTGCTGTTCGCCGGCCTGCTCATGAACTATGACCGCGTGCCCCACGGCCTCAAGTGGATGCAGACGCTGTCGTTCTTCCACGCGGCGTACGAGGCGCTGCTGGTCAACGAGCTGCGGTACCTGCAGCTCATTGAGCACAAGTTTGGGCTCGACATCCAGGTGCCGAGTGCTACAA TCCTGTCATCGTTTGGCTTCCATGCCCAGGCGTTTTGGTTCCCGGACACGACGCTGCTGGTGGTCGTCTTTGGCGTCTTCATCATCGCATCGTACGTTGTGCTCGAGGTGTTTGTCAAGGAGCGGCGTTAG
- the ARB_01379_1 gene encoding ABC transporter G family member, whose product MVGIQRHPDGPTRIAILGAGYAGATAAIALQRLGANLDISVFDGASALREVGASIGLQACALRALDKLGLGDEVEEIAYRHGAQPLTHRHWKTGEVQHTPLPDPLPEERHQMARFARAHLHQLLLAHVDAPVQVGKRATQVTVEEGGVRVLFADGTAWEGDAVIGADGIHSATRKAFYPDFKIDPGNGVTLRGIFDASLLEGTEGVDLPKESCHWLGPDRAFFTSPLKRGLYAHVAFLPNHLIPTVTREWDAKTEIDYAALYAHWYPPIAALTRVAPEVRVFPDYNGPALPSLVVGGGRGVLLGDAGHCHGGAFAAGGTLAIEDAYTLGLAVKAALDRARAAGRAALQAEDLAFAFDLFDKARLAHVNRLLKAASELRKAKKHTEGQILTEEDIEAYVHRHVDITWVSDNDADAVFAKVLAEAEAEASERAGFGAIAKRHTAASEELLDLRGSELIPPRRPPADKDKCPPCFNCLLPAFNCGQFGECNQYDGQCRCPPGFGGQDCLTPLCGSLKDGDARFPRPDGKLCDCSDGWGGINCNVCKDDSACKGFKLRNPIDGTFDEPEGGDDDDPSQQMVCYKGGLTVDRSFQMCDVTNRKIIDTIPDQKKPQVTFSCIAAEPETNVSSPAVNFGGLGSDFGMSTLEDKASMGTCGFQFWVDRIESFYCKLEQCQWFAEETPGANETHFNCEKIECACIPGRFLCGENGSVNIDDFLNEEVKGPGSFNCVSGQGCTFEEPAMNQLINDIFGDKAITLDCDSGECLHYSQVPGYSPPAQADNSFLVALSAALALAIFAAACLRGFGISSMADRAVLWYLGRTRRNPPGFAGVKLPEDEAAKLMADHVPATLHFSNISYTLPKGRQVLSHVTGTVRPGEILAIMGASGAGKSTLLDILARKDKRGKVEGVTYVNGRQIDNAVFRRVSGFVDQEDTLLPTLTVYETILYSALLRLPRDMSYEAKVYRTLETMNELGILGIKDSRIGESGKRSISGGEKRRVSIACELVTGPSILFLDEPTSGLDSYNAYNVIDSLKTLAKQYRRTVIFTIHQPQSNIVALFDRLLVLARGQLVYSGEAIKAQEHFEGVGYVCPPGYNIADYLIDVTVEAAGDSRRGNGNGRNGSGTDAPGHSRIDVEGDAESGFAGRSRTPVDTGGTSTPLPTAIQHKAARLLGFSTPGASGVSTPGVALDSEGVPQVPEALAALVVANRAGDATKIVEAEITRIQSGETADGEERNVEDEFTELHIKGYKKASFGTQFILLSGRAFKNLYRNPLLMGTHYIVAVVVALLCGFFFYHVTNDIPGFQNRLGLFLFILSLFGFSTLSSLGIFANERMLFMRERANGYYSPAAYFLSKVLFDIIPLRVIPPFVLGSIVYGLAGLNPDVASFWKFILILVLFNLSAAAIVLFLSVAIADSGVANLLGSLVMLYNLLFAGLLMNYDRVPHGLKWMQTLSFFHAAYEALLVNELRYLQLIEHKFGLDIQVPSATILSSFGFHAQAFWFPDTTLLVVVFGVFIIASYVVLEVFVKERR is encoded by the exons ATGGTCGGCATCCAGCGCCACCCAGACGGCCCAACACGCATCGCGATCCTCGGCGCAGGCTAcgcgggcgcgacggccgccatCGCGCTGCAGCGCCTCGGGGCCAACCTCGACATATCAGTGTTtgacggcgcgagcgccctgcgcgaggtcggcgccagcaTCGGGCTACAGgcgtgcgcgctgcgcgccctcgacaagctcgggctaggcgacgaggtcgaggagatAGCCTaccgccacggcgcgcagccgctgACCCACCGACACTGGAAGACGGGCGAGGTGCAGCATACGCCGCTGCCTGATCCACTGCCGGAGGAGCGCCACCAGATGGCGCGCTTCGCGAGGGCACACTTGCACCAGCTCCTCCTGGCCCATGTCGACGCGCCGGTGCAGGTCGGCAAGCGCGCGACGCAGGTcaccgtcgaggagggcggcgtgagGGTCCTCTTTGCGGACGGCACGGCGTGGGAGGGCGATGCGGTGATCGGC gccgACGGGATCCACTCGGCCACCCGCAAGGCCTTCTACCCCGACTTCAAGATCGACCCAGGCAACGGCGTGACCCTGCGCGGGATATTCGACGCGTCGTTGCTCGAGGGCACCGAGGGGGTCGACCTGCCCAAGGAGTCGTGCCACTGGCTGGGACCCGACCGGGCCTTCTTCACGAGCCCGCTGA AACGCGGGCTCTACGCGCACGTCGCGTTCCTCCCCAACCATCTCATCCCGACCGTCACGCGCGAGTGGGACGCCAAGACCGAGATCGACTACGCCGCGCTCTACGCGCACTGGTACCCGCCCATCGCGGCGCtcacgcgcgtcgcgccagaGGTGCGCGTGTTCCCAGACTACAACGGgcccgcgctgccgtcgcttgtcgtcggcggcgggcgcggcgtgctcctcggcgacgcggggcactgccacggcggcgcgttcgccgccggcggcacgctcgccATCGAGGACGCGTACACGCTCGGACTGGCAGTCAAGGCTGCGCTTGaccgcgcgcgtgctgctgggcgcgcggcgttgcaggccgaggacctcgcgTTCGCGTTCGACCTGTTTGATAAGGCCCGCCTCGCACACGTGAACCGCCTGCTCAAGGCCGCTAGCGAGCtccgcaaggccaagaagcacACCGAGGGCCAGAtcctcaccgaggaggatATCGAGGCGTACGTCCATCGCCATGTGGACATCACCTGGGTCAGCGAtaacgacgccgacgccgtcttcGCCAAGGTGCTGGCGGAAGCTGAGGCAGAGGC ctcggAACGCGCGGGCTTCGGCGCTATCGCCAAGCGGCAtacggcggcgagcgaggagctgctcgacctccgAGGG TCCGAGCTCATCCCcccacgccggccgccggccgacaaggacaagtGCCCGCCGTGCTTCaactgcctgctgcctgccttcAACTGCGGCCAGTTTGGCGAATGTAACCAGTACGACGGGCAGTGTCGCTGTCCTCCCGGCTTTGGTGGCCAGGACTGCCTGACCCCGC TGTGTGGATCACTCAAGGACGGAGACGCGCGCTTCCCTCGGCCCGATGGCAAGCTGTGTGACTGCAGCGACGGGTGGGGAGGCATCAACTGTAATG TGTGCAAGGACGACTCGGCGTGCAAGGGCTTCAAACTCCGTAACCCCATCGACGGCACTTTCGACGAGCCCGAaggcggtgacgacgacgacccgtcGCAGCAGATGGTGTGCTACAAGGGCGGCCTGACTGTCGACCGCTCGTTCCAGATGTGTGACGTGACGAACCGCAAGATTATCGACACGATCCCGGACCAGAAGAAGCCGCAGGTGACGTTCAGCTGtatcgccgccgagcccgagacgAACGTGTCTTCCCCAGCGGTCAACTttggcgggctcggcagTGACTTTGGCATGTCgacgctcgaggacaaggcgtCGATGGGCACCTGCGGCTTCCAGTTCTGGGTGGACCGCATCGAGTCGTTCTACTGCAAGCTCGAGCAGTGCCAGTGGTTTGCCGAGGAGACGCCGGGTGCCAACGAGACGCACTTCAACTGCGAGAAGATCGAGTGTGCGTGTATCCCCGGCCGCTTCCTGTGCGGCGAGAACGGCAGTGTCAACATTGACGACTTCCTCaacgaggaggtcaagggcCCCGGCTCGTTCAACTGCGTCTCGGGCCAGGGCTGCACGTTCGAGGAGCCGGCCATGAACCAGCTCATCAACGACATTTTCGGCGACAAGGCCATCACGCTCGACTGTGACTCGGGAGAGTGCCTCCACTACAGCCAGGTGCCGGGCTACTCGCCCCCCGCGCAGGCTGACAACTCGTTCCTCGTTgcgttgagcgcggcgctcgccctgGCGATCTTTGCCGCTGCTTGTTTACGTGGGTTTGGGATATCGAGCATGGCTGACCGCGCAGTGTTGTGGTACCtcggccgcacgcgccgcaaCCCGCCGGGTTTCGCTGGTGTCAAGctccccgaggacgaggccgccaagctcaTGGCTGACCACGTCCCTGCTACCCTCCACTTCTCCAACATCTCCTACACGCTGCCCAAGGGCCGTCAGGTGCTGTCCCATGTGACCGGCACTGTGCGCCCAGGCGAGATCTTGGCCATCATGGGCGCGTCGGGTGCCGGCAAGTCGACGCTGCTTGATATCCTCGCGCGCAAGGACAAGCGTGGAAAGGTCGAAGGCGTCACGTATGTCAACGGCCGCCAGATCGACAACGCGGTGTTCAGACGCGTCTCGGGCTTTGTGGACCAGGAGGACACGCTACTTCCCACGCTTACCGTCTACGAGACAATCCTCTACtccgccctcctccgccttCCCCGTGACATGAGCTACGAGGCAAAGGTGTACCGCACGCTCGAGACGATGAACGAGCTGGGTATCTTGGGCATCAAGGACTCGCGCATCGGCGAGAGCGGCAAGCGGTCCATCTCGGGCGGTGAGAAGCGCCGTGTGTCTATCGCTTGTGAGCTGGTCACTGGGCCATCGATCCTgttcctcgacgagccgaccTCGGGCCTGGACAGCTACAACGCGTACAACGTCATCGACAGCCTCAAGACGCTTGCCAAGCAGTACCGCCGCACGGTCATCTTCACCATCCACCAGCCCCAGTCGAATATTGTCGCGCTGTTCGAccgcctgctcgtgctcgccagAGGCCAGCTGGTCTACTCTGGCGAGGCGATCAAGGCCCAGGAGCACTTTGAGGGCGTCGGATACGTCTGCCCGCCGGGCTACAACATTGCGGACTACCTCATTGACGTGACTGTCGAGGCTGCGGGCGACAGCCGCAGAGGGAACGGCAACGGCAGAAACGGCAGCGGCACTGACGCTCCGGGACACTCGAGAATCGACGTTGAGGGCGATGCCGAGTCTGGCTTCGCTGGCCGCTCCCGAACTCCGGTGGACACTGGTGGTACTTCGACGCCTCTCCCAACCGCCATCCAGCACAAggcggcgcgcctgctcggctTCTCGACGCCCGGAGCCAGCGGGGTCTCCACCCCCGgtgtcgcgctcgactcggaAGGCGTGCCCCAGGTGCCTGAAGCGCTAGCCGCTCTCGTGGTTGCCaaccgcgccggcgacgcgaccAAGATTGTCGAGGCGGAGATCACCCGTATCCAGTCGGGTGAGacggcggacggcgaggagcgcaacgtcgaggacgagtttACGGAGCTGCACATCAAGGGCTACAAGAAGGCATCGTTCGGCACGCAGTTCATCCTGCTCTCGGGACGCGCGTTCAAGAACCTCTACCGCAACCCCCTGCTCATGGGCACGCACTAcatcgtcgcggtcgtcgtggcGCTCCTGTGCGGCTTCTTCTTCTACCATGTGACCAACGACATTCCCGGTTTCCAGAACCGTCTGGGCCTGTTCCTCTTCATCCTCTCGCTCTTTGGCTTCTCCACCCTCTCATCCCTGGGTATCTTTGCAAACGAGCGCATGCTGTTCATGCGTGAGCGCGCCAACGGGTACTACTCGCCTGCGGCCTACTTCCTCTCCAAGGTGCTGTTTGACATCATTCCGCTGCGTGTCATCCCGCCGTTTGTGCTCGGCTCGATCGTGTACGGCCTCGCGGGCCTCAACCCGGATGTCGCGAGCTTCTGGAAGTTTATCCTCATCCTGGTGCTGTTCAACCTGTCTGCTGCGGCGATCGTGCTCTTCCTGTCCGTCGCGATCGCCGACTCGGGCGTCGCAAACCTGCTGGGCTCGCTCGTGATGCTTTACAA CCTGCTGTTCGCCGGCCTGCTCATGAACTATGACCGCGTGCCCCACGGCCTCAAGTGGATGCAGACGCTGTCGTTCTTCCACGCGGCGTACGAGGCGCTGCTGGTCAACGAGCTGCGGTACCTGCAGCTCATTGAGCACAAGTTTGGGCTCGACATCCAGGTGCCGAGTGCTACAA TCCTGTCATCGTTTGGCTTCCATGCCCAGGCGTTTTGGTTCCCGGACACGACGCTGCTGGTGGTCGTCTTTGGCGTCTTCATCATCGCATCGTACGTTGTGCTCGAGGTGTTTGTCAAGGAGCGGCGTTAG